AACATCTTTCTTACCTAATGCAAACAATTGGTTAATAAAATGGAAACAAACTGATTACAATTCTACCAGTTGAGAAGCATCAAACAGAAATTGGACAAGAGTGAAATAGTTACACATCCCAGGTAATTTTACCAGAAAATGCtggtaaatatgaatttttttttgcaagtaaattaaaacaaaaacataaaagtcTCCATCTTTTCTTACCTGCATATTCAGGTGCGAGATAACCAAATGTCCCTGCCAACCGCGTCTCGACAGAGTACTTGCCATCAGGCGCATTCTTAACCAAACCAAAATCCGCAACCTTGGCTCTCATATCATCCCCAAGAAGTATGTTAGAGGGCTTTAAATCTCTATGAATGAAACTTTGTTGAGCTAAGCTGTGGAGATATTCCACTCCACGCGCCACATCCAATGCTATTGTAACCCTTTGCTTCCAAGTAAGAGGAGAGCACCCATTCTCAGGCCAATCGAACAAATGCTGTGTCAAAGTCCCCTGAGGCATGTACTCGTACACCAGAAGCCTCTCATTGCCATTAACGCAGTATCCTAAAAGAGCAACCAGATGCCTATGCCTAACTTTGGTAAGGACAGCAATCTCTGCCTGAAACTCATTCATTCCTTTAGTACCCACTGCCACAGATTCCATCCTCTTGACAGCGATCTTGGTACCATCATGCAATTCTCCCTTGTAGACAACTCCAAATCCTCCCCTACCCAAAATGTTTTCTTCACTAAAATTGTTAGTTACTTGTCTAAGAACTTGGATCGAAATAGCTACATTTCCACCCTCGAAAACATGAAGATCACTACGATCACCACTGCTCTGACTTTGCAATTCACTAGGCACTCCTCCATACCCGTTCACACCACCCATTATGCCATTCTTAACAACTTTCACCCCATTTTCAGGATTCTCCACCTTCCCAAATTTCCTATGCCGCTTACCAAGATAACATTTAATCGAAACAAACAATACAGCCACAACGAAAATTACCACAGCAATAACTATACCAGCAATCATACCGGGTGAGACCGGAGTACCGCCAGATGCCGTTCCAGCCGGAGAACCACTCGGTGTTGTGCTATTCGAGTCCGTAGAAGGAGTTCCGGCTCCACTTCCAGAGCTCGGGGTAGTCGTTCCAAGCAACGGATTACCTGTCCAAGTAAACTTCACCGTCGATGCGAACTTCGGAATAGACCCATTTAGGTTATTCTTTGAAACGTCAAGAACCTGAAGGTCCGGTAAGTTGGCCAAGTTATCCGGTATCGAACCGGTCAAATCGTTATTTGCCAGAGCCAATGTCCTCAACGATGTCAGATTCCCAAAGGCCGGTGAGATCATCCCAGAAAAACCCTGCTTCGCGAAATTTACAGTGGTAATCTTCCCCTGCGAATCGCAGGTAATGAAACTCCAACCGTCGCATGCGTTGTTACCTTGCCAAGCATTCGCTAGCTTGATCGGATACCCCAACGCCGCTGCAACCTCGAGCAATGTCGTCACTTGCGAATCACAAAGCCCTGGAGTATTCTTACAGAAGCTATTGGTACCGTCAATAGTGCTCGTCACACTGTTCGGAAACTCTGGGAGAGGACCTTGGAGCACATTGTTAGACAAAGAAATGTTCTTTAAGCTGGAGATCGACATCAATGAAGCTGGGATGACGCCGGTGAACTGGTTGTCGCGGAGCTGAAGATCAAACAAGCTTGTGCATTTCGACAAGTCCGGGATCGGACCCGTGAACTGGTTCTTCTGCAACCATACCTGGCTCAATTGGGTCATTGAAGACAAAACGTCGATGGTACCAGACATCCCGTTTTGCTGGTTGTTGAGCCAGAGGTTCTGAATCCCGGACCCTCCAAAAGATTTGGGTAGAGGGCCAGTAATATTGTTGTAAGAAAGCCGTAGATCCTTCAAACTAGGGAAGGAGGCAAAGATATCCGGCAAGGACCCATAAACACTGGCATTGCTGGCGTAAAACGTAACCAGGCTAGTCGCCTGAGTCAACTCGGTGGGGATGGTCCAGGTTGGAAGATTTGAGTTGTCGTCCAAGCTGAACGTCTGCAGGCTGGTGAGTCCTTGGAAGAAGTCGGGCGGGATGGCGGTGAAATCGTTTTGGTCGAGGTAGACTTCTTGGAGGATGGAGAGGTTGGCAAGGGAGGGTAGGGGTCCGGAGAAGGAGTTacgttggagagagagagatgtgagcTGGGTGAGAGAGCCGAGATCGGAGGGAAGAGTGCCGGAGATAGACTTAGAAGCCAAGTTGATGGAGGTTACACGGTTGCTGGAATCGCATTTAACGTTCTTCCAGTCGCAGCAGCTAGTGGTGGCGGACCAGCCGGACGGAGCGGGCTTGAGGGCGGCGAGGAGCTTGGACATGACAGCAGCATCATCGGCGGTGGCGAAGGATGAAAGAGTGATCAGAACGGAGAACATAAAGGTAGTGAGACGAGGCAGGGATCTCAGCGGAcccattttgagagagaaagatgagGGGGATGTTTGTGGAGACGACGGAAGCGAAGCGCAGCAAGCGACCGAGTGTTGTCTTGGAGAATGTGTTTTAAGTTTTTGGCACGACGGAAATAGCTCTACAGTGACATGGAGGTGTGGTATAAGGGTCACGGCCTGATGAATCAAGGTCAGTTTTCTTGGGAGGCTGCTGCGGCAGATGCTTTTGTTAATGCCAGTAGCGAgaccatgaaaagaaaaatttaaaaaggttcTTTTGTTACAAGCATTTAGAATGCGTTtcgatgttgaagtgagttaattgagttaataaaatattattaaaatattatttattattattattattattttaaaatttaaaaaagttaagttatttattatattttatgttaagatttaaaaaaattattgagatgaattgtgtttCTAAACGAAATCTTAATATTCAGGaagaataattatttaagaaaaatattacttgtatttaaaaaaaaaattataaaaaaatttaattttttacatgtcagtaattaatatattaaaaattataaaatttaaaatgcaaaatttaaatttaaaaataaaattgacaaaatAAGTATTGTAAGTAAAAGTATAAGTAAAAGTTGTAagtatatgtagcattactcttattttaataattataagtaTTTACCATTggaaaatttgttttataattatgttataaatttaataaaaaatgagaataattctaaaaaattgaagttaTTTTAGAGATGCggtaaaaataacttaattaattttcaaataaattgtaaaatagttaaaaaaataattacgtataaaataattatagatataTCATTACCTTTAACATTTAAGGTATGTTGgaaagttttataatatttactaataattatagaaatattttgaataattttaaataaataataaatattgtaatgctcattatatatatcagttgttttttatacttatagatatatttttttccctctaacACATATCTATTTTTGCTAAGATATAGCTAATCCGGCGCGAGTAATTATTGCTAGCCATATATTGTGTGACATTGACTTGTTAATAAGTTACCAAGGAAATTACTGAATTTATTAATCTGACGGGGTCCATTCCAAAGGAAATTATTAAGGAAGTTGTACGTTTGGAAACTAAATtaaactcaattcattttaattaattattataatttttttaaattttaatacaaaatataataaataatttaactttttcaaattttaaaataataataatattaaaaaaataatattctaacaatattttatcatctcaactcaactcaattcaattcaatttaatattcaaacgcaATCTTATAATCTGGTGCAGTTCAATCCCAAAGGAAATTACTAAACTTATTAGTAAGTTATAAAAGGAAATTGCTAAACTTATCAATAAGTTATAATGCAAAATATCGGTGACACTTTTGTTCTCGTGATTAtcataattcatattttttaattttttaattttatttcagttCATTAGGCAAAATCATACATTAGTTGTTTAAATGGTCGAAGACTTGTATATGaagtaaaagaataataagtgtcatttgaaagtctttacaccacacatcattcctatggtataatttaattcataagatttaaaatttaaaatttatttttcaaatcaattatattatgtgtatgCTGTGGTGTAAAagatttcaaatataattatttataaaaaaaaaaaaaacttacgtaattaatataatacattagattataattttttttataaatgtaaaataaatgaatatttattaacgtatttaaagagaaaataaattatatatatgtctattaGTAaagttgttaattttttttttatttttaacctgTAATTCTATTTCCCTCGCTCGGAGGAAAAGAAGAGTGAGATGTTAAAGAGGTAGAGAGAGGAGGAGTAAATGATACTAggatgtttttgaaaaaaaaaaaagaaaaatagttggGAATAGGGTGGACTGGTGCAGTCCCGCACAGAGCAGAGTAGCTGGATTTGAATTGGCGGTGGGGGCCGCCAGCCTAAGAGACAGCTGGACAATAGCTTTAGCCGAAACCGCGTTTATGCGGTGCTGACCATTACACACTACCCCCGGACGGTGCGtttaactttattttctttcaaatgaaaatgaagtgCAAACTCTTCTCTGTTTTCCTGTTGGCTGCTTTCCCTCCTTCCTTCCCTGTTGGCGGCcttctaataattataaaaataaaatttataaattgatctattttataataataataaaattatgtctagctatacaaatttatatatagtttcgtGTATTTGCAATTCCATTTGCATcgtttctcttccttcttcatttTTCCGACGCATCGTGTCCCATGTGATATGCCATGTCAGCATAATTAACGTTTTACTAATGGAGTTTTAATGCAGAAATTAATTTGTTCGATCCTCGATTCACAATGAATCAgaagtttaattaaaaaaaatacagtaaGTATTAAgtaatttgattttgaagatcCCCCCtaactattttttgttttttttgtttttttgggttCGGGGGAGGGGaactaattttgtatttaacacTAGAAGACATTATCAAATACACATCATGtgtttatctattttctatttaaaatcgacaaatttaaacaaaaacttTAGAATCTTCATCCTATACCAATAgaaaattattacatatataaagaaattatataaaaataaattaataaactgacgtaattttataaaatttattaaatttattttacaataaaaataattttataatctgatatatcatatcaaatcataatttttttcgtataacctttttataactaaagtatttttcatataagaAATAATGTCATCTTCTAATCACCGCAGGACAAATACAAAGAATTGAACCTTTAAAGATAAGCAGTAGCATGATATTTGGAACGGCCCAACCGATTAGATTACGAGAATTGAGACATTTGTAACAGATCATCACATGACAAGTTGATCCCGCCgtgttctattattttattttattttttaaacattatgCAATCTTGGACTTAGAAAAACCACACGTGacggtaaaagaatatttttaacgGTGACACGTAGATTTCAAGCACTCACTTTGAATCGTGTCTGTGGCTCACACACAACGCCATTCGGCAAAATTCTTCACTTGTCTGAACGATTGGCATCTTGGGACACCTATAATAAGGTGCGTGGTGGTTGTTGGATGCCGGAAAGCAACAGATCGGCCTTTTGTCATATTTAGCCTtgaaaaaacaaccaaaaagaaaaaaaaaaaaaaaaaaaaaaaaaaaaaaaaaaaaaaaaaaaaaagaagaaaattagagGAGATGAATGATGGATGAAGAAGGAAGCATCTATACAAGTTTTGATTTGATAGTAGTTTCTGGAGAGAATTAGGAATCTCTCTCCAAACTAGGGCCGGCTGCCAATAAAAATTCTCTCTGATCCCACCATGTTCTGTTCAGCAATATAACAGCATGAATGCAAATATTACCCAGAaaaacacaaaagtaaattagaGAGCACTTTCttttgcatgaaaaaataagagtgGTTGGGGGGACCCTCTTTCCTCTTATGTCCGAAAAGTACGTGACCGATTGAGGATCCAATAGCTAAAGCTTTAGAAATACAAAAGATGAGGAGAAGATATTTCCTATGTCCCAATCGATTAGATTACGGAAACTACTACATTTTAAAAGACCATCAAATGACGAGCCCAGGACAGATTCCGCCATATCTTGTTCGCTGACGTAACTGCACAAAACGTGGCTACAACATACTAGTATACTACGCAccttattaaaataaaaaaataatttatacaaattctaaatagataaattctatacaaatcattataaaagagtaaactttattttaaaaagtataaaaaaaattattatttattagtgagattcattattttataaaaggcttgtatgaaacttgtctatttaaaacttgtatctaacattattcttaaaaaaattaatttatataattttaaaatgaataaatttcacataatttattttaaaaaatgagtaattttaggattcttataaaaaaaaacttacattttaattataggtatattgtttttaaaagaagtacTTAAGATTTGTATATCttctatttgtatttaaaattgaataatgtAGAGCTCCCGCTGGGGCTCCCACTTGGAGctctaacatatatttttatgtgtttttttgttaaattattttttatatagatttttttaataattttaaatatttttaaaaaataaaaaaagtttacaatattattaaaaattactttcttaatcacgaagtaaaataaaaaatatttttttataattttttattttacttcataattaaggaagtattttttaatattttttttattttctaattaagaaaatgtttttaatgatgtttttaatttattttatttttaaaaaatattaaaaaaatctatataaaaaataatttaaaaaaaacacatcaaaacATGTGAAAATACATGCTATAGCTCCAGCGGGAGCTCACAGCGGGAGTTGTAGCATCATCCTTTAAAATTacatagtgaaagtatttcatctcattttatcttatcttatcattacaatttttttaaattttctcacaaaatataataaataattttaactttttcaaattctaaaataataataatattaaaaaataatattctaataatattttattcaacttttaactttcatataaaatcatctcatttcatctcactatccaaaccgcacctaaaGAGAGCATTTCCGatcctattttattttctttaaagtaTTTGGCCCAGTTAGGAGATttgaaccaatgttttgaataccataccggacgtcgtaccggtcaaaatactaaaacgaaatatttcagtaccggtaccgtttcgggatagtcaatatatgaataaattatatatataaatatatataaattatattctaaaataataatctatatatgaataaattatatataaatacatatatataaattataaatagtctagtctgaattgagagtaaaaaaataaatttgtagtttgaaaaaatgaaaaaaaaattaaaagccgAAATATCGACCGGTACGGGCTGAAATACAGGCCGGTACAGGCTGAAATATAGGTCGGTACGGCCGGTAcgaaatatatgtaatatttgtaTCGGATCAGTGGCCAGTACGGCATATTTTGACCGTACCTGTAGGTACGGTACGGTATTTAAAATAGAGATTTGAATTGAATTCATATACggctgcatttttttttttttttttgcaaagaaaGTAGGAATCATTTTATTCgtttaatttatcttttcatgcatatatataatataagataacCAAAAAGAGTCGAGCTCCGATATATTAATGTTTACAACCCAATATTTTGGCCATATATGTTGCTCTATCGATGCATGTTCGCCATCTTTATTTGTTATCTCCACTCGATCCTTAAAgaatcatcataattttttgcAGTCCACATCGGGTTTAATCGGAACCGGAACTTTGATCTTGCAGAGGTCGGGAAGCTGTTCAGCCCTATCAGACTTAACACCATCCTGGGCTGCACCATTTTTGAAACAGACACACAGAGCCTTGCGATCTTCGGTGGTCGTAGCTTTATTCAGCACTTCGCTTGCGCCTAGGCAGCAGTTAGCACTGGGTGTTGGAGGGTCAGAACCCGTCAAGAACGGCATGCAAGGCAACAAAGCTTTCAATGCATCCTGGCATAGATCGGCTCTTGCAGTAGTTGCGCTTAggatcaacatcatcatcatcaacccaAAGGCCGTTATAATTGTTTTCTTCTCCATTAATCTCTTTTGGATTAAAGGCTAATGCTTAGTTACAGATATGAGCTGTTTTATATACGgctgtatttagatattgaattgagttgaattgagttgagatgagatgataaaatactgttaaaatattattttttaatattattattattttgagatttgaaaacttaaattgtttattatattttatgttaaaattttaaaaaactataataatgagttgagataaattgaaatgaatttgagATCCAAACTAGCCCCGCTTAGTGCTTAAAGCATGTTGAATTCAATAAAAAGTGCATTCTGCAGTCTGCTTTGGTTCAATTCCATATTGACCAAAATCAAATCCAAGAAagctaaaaagaaaatgaaaaccaattgagaTAGACTCGCTATAAGAAAATTGAGCATTTATAATGTGttattcatgataaaaaaaattatttataatgagaATAGACCAAAATTTTGAATACCGTTTCAATAGTTGTTTTGGTTAAGGcactaaaatgaaaaattttgatatcGATACTGTTTCAGGTACCATTCGagatattctatatataataaattaattatatatatatataaaatatatttcaaaataacatcaatgcaagtcttaaaaagttaaaacacataattataaaactcaataatacttctaagttttcaatccaattatttaaaaaataggtGCTGTATTGAGtgaaaataatacttttaagattaagaaaataatcttCACGTGAGAATTTgagtgaaaattatgaaaaagtcaaaatttttgtattaattataaaaaaattaatttcaatcgGTACATTGAACTGGCCGGCGATCGATACACTGAAAACCTGCATGTATTGACTGAAATGTACCAGTACGGCCGATATTTGATCCGATACGAAATACATACTTTTCATGTGCCGGTCACTACCCCAATACAGCTGGTAcgatacgaaatttaaaacattggaaTTGACTCAATTTGCCCagatataatcatttttataaaaaaagataactaataataaataagtaattttcttgtaatacaTAGTGTATCATTTTCAGTTATGACTCCCAATTATACTTCATTAGTTTATTCGTTAGAAACTCAGAAACCGTTTTCTTTGACGGTTTCCTCCACGggtttgttaaataaaaaaagacttattaagtaaatatttttattttaaaatataatcgtataaaaaatttataaataagattatagtgtatcattattctttctttgttctatttatatactaaattgATTATAATAGGGTTAATGTATATTGCAACCTACCCTTCTCTTATATTTGAGtgtcaataattatttttaaaaaaagggatGAAAAAGAATATCTACTTCAAcccaaataatttttataattagatcCACATTACTTATTGACAAAACTGATTATTGTGAGGTTTATATATTgtgaaaactataaaatatagGACTTAAATGCTCTAGAGTTTTAACGCTGAGGACTAGAGTGACAAATAGGTGCTGTATtgtttattgaatatttaatgtaGCTTAATAGATTGAATAGGatgattataaataaatgagtTATGTTACGTACagtcacttttatattttttttacatactttattgatatgattgatcaaaatagttattttatattaaaaaaaagtgatgcagtcaatcacattagtgaAGTGTGCAAAGGAGTACGTAAAAGTGACAGTACAtagaatttttgtaaataatatattttatagtacTATCTTACCATATTATACATTTTGGAGTTAATTTAGTAActccaaaacttaaaattctgaTAAAAATCTATTTAGCAAGCAAGATAATGTTAGGGGTGGGCTACGAGTTCAGCAGAGTCGGATTCCTCAACTTCGACTTTCAACTCCGAGAAGAGTCGAAGCCTATTCAGagtcggttttttttttttttcattcattttctctcCCACTTGCACTTTCCCATCACCCAAACAACATCCAAATAAAGACTAAGAAATTTCTTAGCACCACTAATCAAATCTGAAGAAGAAGTTTTGAGAAGTGCTGACCAGCCCCGATCGGACCTCCTTCACCCTCAAGCGCCACTTAGCATTGCTAAGATCACCTTCACGCATAGACAATGTCGATTGGGCACTCCTACATCAAACACTAGCCACGAACAACACAACCTACCCGAGACCCACTTGAGGAAGGCCACCTAGATCTGTTGTGTTTTCCTTTGTCTCAAGCTCCCTCACCACACACAGAGCGGAGCTCAAACCACAAATCTGATCTATCTCCTCTATTTTCTCGACCTAACGAAACCTATCTCACCTCTCTCTTGATCACAGCCACCACACACAAAGCCTTACTTATAGCGCCACTATCAGTCTCAGTTCAACCATCATCTTCGTCGCACCCAATTCTTCTCTCGAGCGACAACACTCTATTCTTCTCACTCTCGAGTCTCGACAGCACACGCACTCCATTCATGGAGTTATCAAAAACCGCCCCAACCATTAGGCTACTCGCCTACTATCATTTTTgttgtaatataaaatatattaagtataaCTATCAGTGTTGGAGTCAATAGTTCAGAATCTTGTTCAACTTCGAACTCTAActcttaactctaaaatttaatttttttgactCTAATGAAGTGAGTGTTGGACGGGGTAAGAGTTATAAAATTTTGCCCAACCCTAATAACTGTGGAGAATCTTTTTATCCCTCCTTGCCATCATAAGTAGGCTTATTAAGCTTTTCAAAAGGCAGTtggggaaaaaacaaaagagactCTTGAGtggttgaaaaataattgaggaGTGGAAGAAAGGTCAAACAAAATGGGTTATAGACTGTTAAGAGCATCCAAAAGGGGCAATTAGCACAAATATAGCAATACCTCTTTGCTCaaacaaaagtaaataaatgaataaaataaaataaaaggaagtgcaaataaatattaatagtgCTAATTTGATGAAAACAACCACGGCACTCAACATTAATTGTTGCCATAAACGCGTTTTTACCCTCTTTTACTGGGTTTGGTCGTCTCCTAGTTGGAAGTGGGAccatttctttattaaaataaataaataatagatgaCCCTCATTGAGCTATAGTTACTCCAAACAACCAATCAAGCGAGAGAGCCCcttgaatatataaaagattgaACCATGAAAAATGCAGCAGAATTCGCGAGTAGCAGTCAtgatttatttaagtattatagacaattatattaaaataaattatttaaatttttaaataattctgCTAATCCATCCGATCATTCTTAATCCTCATTGGTTATATAAACAAACTTATAAATCATGTTAGACCATAAATCCCTCTTGCAACTTTCTTACATCtctaagaaaaattctactcaatAACCATATTGGAGGGACATCCCAACCGGTTAGCCCCTAAAATAGACCTGGGCCATTACTAGTGACTAAAGCTTGTATCATAACCGAAAGGCTCAACCCAGTACAAAGAGAATCTCACCCATGACCAATACCGACTGGATAATTATGCAAAAGATAAAAGAGGTTATTATTCAAATCTGTTAAGAGATGAATcatcatctctaaatttgaattcaaataaggATAACCACTAGCCGATAAGGGAACAAAGATAACTCATGGACctctatataaaggaaaaattcaGGTAAGTAAAGGGAtcaaattattgttattattatcattatcctCAAATTACTGACTTATACATCATAGACGTTCACTCGAACTCTCGTGCTCTCTAcactttggttgcaggtgaccgtgaggtggtggcggtgaaacACGTTCATAACACATATATTACAAAtctgtttgtattttttatatttcctatttttcttccttcaatAAGTCCATGGTGTAAGGCTAgtgaataaaataactctttttaaTAAAGTGACATGCTTTGCTTTGGTTGATTTGGAttgtaataaaattataaagagttgtaagtatattattattctttcgaaattaatcataattagcacaaaatcaaattcattcaACGTGTTTAGTTGTCAATTTAGGACTCCAATTTCGCGTGTAGACCAAGTGCAagagagtaaaagaaaaaaaaaaaaagagtaatattcgGTACAAGTCCTAGATAACAAGTATCgaaaaagtttttcttttaataaaaaagtagatttcactaataaaaaatatttttttttacacttttttagaGTGgcatttacttttttacaaaatctta
Above is a genomic segment from Juglans microcarpa x Juglans regia isolate MS1-56 chromosome 1D, Jm3101_v1.0, whole genome shotgun sequence containing:
- the LOC121241345 gene encoding non-specific lipid-transfer protein B-like, which gives rise to MEKKTIITAFGLMMMMLILSATTARADLCQDALKALLPCMPFLTGSDPPTPSANCCLGASEVLNKATTTEDRKALCVCFKNGAAQDGVKSDRAEQLPDLCKIKVPVPIKPDVDCKKL
- the LOC121266488 gene encoding receptor-like kinase TMK4 isoform X2 encodes the protein MGPLRSLPRLTTFMFSVLITLSSFATADDAAVMSKLLAALKPAPSGWSATTSCCDWKNVKCDSSNRVTSINLASKSISGTLPSDLGSLTQLTSLSLQRNSFSGPLPSLANLSILQEVYLDQNDFTAIPPDFFQGLTSLQTFSLDDNSNLPTWTIPTELTQATSLVTFYASNASVYGSLPDIFASFPSLKDLRLSYNNITGPLPKSFGGSGIQNLWLNNQQNGMSGTIDVLSSMTQLSQVWLQKNQFTGPIPDLSKCTSLFDLQLRDNQFTGVIPASLMSISSLKNISLSNNVLQGPLPEFPNSVTSTIDGTNSFCKNTPGLCDSQVTTLLEVAAALGYPIKLANAWQGNNACDGWSFITCDSQGKITTVNFAKQGFSGMISPAFGNLTSLRTLALANNDLTGSIPDNLANLPDLQVLDVSKNNLNGSIPKFASTVKFTWTGNPLLGTTTPSSGSGAGTPSTDSNSTTPSGSPAGTASGGTPVSPGMIAGIVIAVVIFVVAVLFVSIKCELQSQSSGDRSDLHVFEGGNVAISIQVLRQVTNNFSEENILGRGGFGVVYKGELHDGTKIAVKRMESVAVGTKGMNEFQAEIAVLTKVRHRHLVALLGYCVNGNERLLVYEYMPQGTLTQHLFDWPENGCSPLTWKQRVTIALDVARGVEYLHSLAQQSFIHRDLKPSNILLGDDMRAKVADFGLVKNAPDGKYSVETRLAGTFGYLAPEYAATGRVTTKVDVYAFGVVLMELITGRRALDDTVPDERSHLVSWFRRVQINKENIPKAIDQTLNPNEETMESIYKVAELAGHCTAREPYQRPDMGHAVNILSPLVEQWKPTSHEAEESYGIDLDMSLPQALQRWQANEGTSTMFNDISQTQSSIPSKPSGFADSFDSMDCR
- the LOC121266488 gene encoding receptor-like kinase TMK4 isoform X1, translated to MGPLRSLPRLTTFMFSVLITLSSFATADDAAVMSKLLAALKPAPSGWSATTSCCDWKNVKCDSSNRVTSINLASKSISGTLPSDLGSLTQLTSLSLQRNSFSGPLPSLANLSILQEVYLDQNDFTAIPPDFFQGLTSLQTFSLDDNSNLPTWTIPTELTQATSLVTFYASNASVYGSLPDIFASFPSLKDLRLSYNNITGPLPKSFGGSGIQNLWLNNQQNGMSGTIDVLSSMTQLSQVWLQKNQFTGPIPDLSKCTSLFDLQLRDNQFTGVIPASLMSISSLKNISLSNNVLQGPLPEFPNSVTSTIDGTNSFCKNTPGLCDSQVTTLLEVAAALGYPIKLANAWQGNNACDGWSFITCDSQGKITTVNFAKQGFSGMISPAFGNLTSLRTLALANNDLTGSIPDNLANLPDLQVLDVSKNNLNGSIPKFASTVKFTWTGNPLLGTTTPSSGSGAGTPSTDSNSTTPSGSPAGTASGGTPVSPGMIAGIVIAVVIFVVAVLFVSIKCYLGKRHRKFGKVENPENGVKVVKNGIMGGVNGYGGVPSELQSQSSGDRSDLHVFEGGNVAISIQVLRQVTNNFSEENILGRGGFGVVYKGELHDGTKIAVKRMESVAVGTKGMNEFQAEIAVLTKVRHRHLVALLGYCVNGNERLLVYEYMPQGTLTQHLFDWPENGCSPLTWKQRVTIALDVARGVEYLHSLAQQSFIHRDLKPSNILLGDDMRAKVADFGLVKNAPDGKYSVETRLAGTFGYLAPEYAATGRVTTKVDVYAFGVVLMELITGRRALDDTVPDERSHLVSWFRRVQINKENIPKAIDQTLNPNEETMESIYKVAELAGHCTAREPYQRPDMGHAVNILSPLVEQWKPTSHEAEESYGIDLDMSLPQALQRWQANEGTSTMFNDISQTQSSIPSKPSGFADSFDSMDCR